Proteins encoded together in one Oncorhynchus mykiss isolate Arlee chromosome 7, USDA_OmykA_1.1, whole genome shotgun sequence window:
- the mustn1b gene encoding musculoskeletal embryonic nuclear protein 1b, with product MDWTERISPDTPHTAPLTRTLGLRHNPHTMSQPVEVKKKKRPVMKEEDLKGARSKLGLKGEPKSKTYEVMVECERMGKVAPSVFSGVKSGGETVLEKPKAPGASIFGK from the exons ATGGACTGGACAGAGAGGATCAGTCCAGACACACCGCACACAGCTCCACTGACCAGAACTCTGGGATTAAGACACAACCCACACACCATGTCTCAG CCCGTTGAGGTGAAGAAGAAGAAGCGTCCTGTGATGAAGGAGGAGGACTTGAAAGGAGCCCGCAGCAAACTGGGGCTAAAGGGCGAGCCCAAGAGTAAGACCTATGAGGTCATGGTAGAGTGTG AGCGTATGGGAAAGGTGGCTCCCTCAGTGTTCAGTGGGGTGAAGTCTGGAGGAGAGACTGTACTGGAGAAGCCTAAAGCCCCAGGAGCCAGCATCTTTGGCAAGTAG